TTGAAGTCTCACGTGAGGGGGATAAGCTGAGCTATCTAGAGGATCTTCTGATACTGGTCCTCGTTCTGCTAAGTGTGTCAGACACTGTGCTGATGTCTGTGAAACCACTCGCGGAGCAATACGGAGAGTTGTTCAATGGATTCGACACGTTTGTCATTGTTGTCTTTAGCGTCGAATATGCGGCCCGAATTCTCTTCTGTACGAGTGACCCTGAGTACAGACACCCAATATGGGGGCGGCTGCGCCAAGCGTCTCGACCTCTCGTTATTCTCGATCTCCTGTCGATACTGCCTTTCTACATAAGCTGGTTGAGTCTTGACCTTATCTTTCTACGGGTATTTCGCGTCGCGCGAATCCTGCGGGTTGCTAAATTGGCTCGGTATGTGAGCGCATTCAACCTTATGACAGATGTTGTCCGCCGGAAACGTGAAGAGCTACTGGTGACACTGGGAATGATGGCGCTGCTTGTCATCGTGTCGTCCTGCCTGCTTTACGAAGCTGAGAATTCGGTGCAACCCACCAAATTCCCCGACATTCCTTCTAGCATGTGGTGGGCAATCGCGACACTGACAACCGTTGGATACGGTGATGTATATCCAATTACCGGTATGGGGCAGTTTCTAGCATCCGTTACAGCAATTCTCGGAATTGGATTCTTTGCGCTTCCCACGGGAATTCTGGGTGCCGGATTTGTCGAAGAGATTCAGCGGAAGAAGGCTCCGCAACATTGTCCTCATTGCGGGAAAGCCATCCACAAATAATGCCGCAGCGTTATAGTCCGACCACACTTGTTATGCTGCTACGAAATAAAGGTGGCGCCGAGTGAGCA
This portion of the Candidatus Hydrogenedentota bacterium genome encodes:
- a CDS encoding ion transporter, whose translation is MDIRRRIWEIIEVSREGDKLSYLEDLLILVLVLLSVSDTVLMSVKPLAEQYGELFNGFDTFVIVVFSVEYAARILFCTSDPEYRHPIWGRLRQASRPLVILDLLSILPFYISWLSLDLIFLRVFRVARILRVAKLARYVSAFNLMTDVVRRKREELLVTLGMMALLVIVSSCLLYEAENSVQPTKFPDIPSSMWWAIATLTTVGYGDVYPITGMGQFLASVTAILGIGFFALPTGILGAGFVEEIQRKKAPQHCPHCGKAIHK